From Flavobacterium alkalisoli, the proteins below share one genomic window:
- a CDS encoding tellurite resistance TerB family protein, producing the protein MSISDLFDSGFKNRNKGHFSAIVRVAMENGHLSPEEKTFLDKLAKQLEISEDEYQEIMANPLKYPINPPYLHVHRLERLYDLSRMVYADHILGPKQKEILTRFALALGFTPGNVHYIVDKALSLLVLNVDLDTFLYEMQHMNK; encoded by the coding sequence ATGTCAATTTCAGATTTATTTGATAGCGGCTTTAAAAACAGGAATAAAGGTCACTTTTCGGCTATTGTAAGAGTAGCTATGGAGAACGGACACCTAAGTCCTGAAGAGAAAACGTTTCTTGATAAACTTGCAAAACAACTGGAGATTTCAGAAGATGAATATCAGGAAATAATGGCTAACCCGTTAAAGTACCCTATCAACCCTCCTTACCTGCATGTACACAGGCTGGAGCGTTTGTATGACCTGTCAAGAATGGTTTATGCTGACCATATACTTGGACCAAAACAAAAAGAAATACTTACCCGTTTTGCCCTTGCATTAGGTTTTACACCGGGTAACGTACACTACATTGTAGATAAGGCCCTTTCGCTTTTAGTTCTTAATGTAGATCTTGACACTTTCCTTTACGAAATGCAACACATGAATAAATAA
- the fbp gene encoding class 1 fructose-bisphosphatase: MEERNKTLGEFIIEKQEEFKYSSGELSRLINSIRLAAKVVNYKVNKAGLVDIVGAFGEQNVQGEDQQKLDVYANETFMQTLVNREIVCGIASEENDDFITIKGKDESNNNKYVVLMDPLDGSSNIDVNVSVGTIFSVYRRVTPVGTPVTIEDFLQPGVNQVAAGYVIYGTSTMLVYTTGHGVNGFTLNPAIGTFYLSHPNMQFPKDGNIYSINEGNYVHFPQGVKDYIKYCQTEEEDRPYTSRYIGSLVSDIHRNMIKGGIYIYPTSSKAPSGKLRLLYECNPMAYLAEQAGGKASDGFNRIMEIKPTELHQRVPFFCGSYNMVEKAEEFMAKYK; the protein is encoded by the coding sequence ATGGAAGAACGCAACAAGACACTGGGGGAATTTATAATTGAAAAGCAGGAAGAATTCAAGTATTCTTCGGGCGAGCTGTCAAGACTTATTAACTCGATACGATTAGCTGCAAAAGTGGTTAATTATAAGGTAAATAAGGCAGGACTGGTAGATATTGTAGGTGCTTTTGGTGAACAGAATGTACAGGGTGAAGACCAGCAGAAGCTTGATGTTTATGCTAACGAAACTTTTATGCAGACGCTTGTAAACCGTGAAATTGTTTGCGGTATAGCCTCTGAAGAGAATGATGACTTTATAACAATTAAAGGTAAAGATGAATCTAATAATAACAAGTATGTGGTGCTTATGGACCCGCTTGACGGTTCATCTAACATAGATGTGAACGTATCGGTAGGTACAATCTTCTCGGTTTACAGAAGGGTAACGCCGGTAGGCACACCTGTAACCATAGAAGATTTCCTTCAGCCGGGGGTTAACCAGGTAGCTGCGGGCTATGTAATTTACGGTACATCTACCATGCTTGTTTATACTACAGGGCACGGGGTAAACGGATTTACCTTAAACCCTGCAATAGGTACTTTTTACCTTTCGCACCCTAATATGCAGTTTCCTAAAGACGGGAACATTTATTCAATAAACGAAGGAAACTATGTTCATTTCCCTCAGGGAGTGAAAGACTATATCAAATACTGCCAGACAGAAGAGGAAGACAGACCTTATACATCAAGGTACATTGGTAGTCTTGTGTCTGACATTCATCGCAATATGATTAAAGGCGGTATATATATTTACCCAACCAGTTCTAAGGCGCCTTCAGGGAAGTTGAGACTGCTGTATGAGTGCAACCCTATGGCTTATTTAGCAGAACAGGCCGGAGGCAAGGCTTCAGACGGGTTTAACAGGATAATGGAAATAAAGCCAACCGAACTGCATCAGCGAGTTCCGTTCTTTTGCGGAAGCTACAATATGGTGGAAAAGGCAGAAGAGTTTATGGCAAAATATAAGTAA
- a CDS encoding GNAT family N-acetyltransferase has translation MVIRKGQKEDMPAALELIKELAVFEKEPDAVVVTVDELVKDGFGPNPLFKTFVAEKDNEIIGMALFYYRYSTWKGKTIHLEDLIVKENHRGTGAGSALYKEVIKFAKQEGVRRVEWAVLNWNQHAIDFYERSGATVFQDWLTVQMDEEGITKFTLNL, from the coding sequence ATGGTTATCCGAAAAGGACAAAAAGAGGACATGCCTGCCGCACTGGAACTTATAAAAGAACTTGCAGTATTTGAAAAGGAACCTGATGCGGTGGTAGTAACTGTTGACGAACTGGTAAAAGACGGCTTTGGCCCTAACCCCCTGTTTAAAACCTTTGTTGCCGAAAAAGACAACGAGATTATAGGCATGGCGCTGTTTTATTACCGTTATTCTACCTGGAAAGGAAAAACCATACACCTGGAAGATCTTATCGTAAAAGAAAATCATCGCGGTACGGGTGCCGGAAGTGCGCTTTATAAAGAAGTTATAAAGTTTGCCAAACAGGAAGGCGTTCGCCGTGTGGAATGGGCGGTTTTAAACTGGAACCAGCATGCCATCGATTTTTATGAACGATCCGGAGCAACAGTTTTTCAGGACTGGCTAACAGTGCAGATGGACGAAGAAGGAATTACAAAGTTTACACTTAATTTATGA